TTCACCGTTCCGATGGCTCCGGCACCACCTTCAACTTCACCAAACATCTGGCAGCCATCAGCCCCCGGTGGAAAACAGAAGTTGGTGTTGCCAAATCCGTTCAATGGCCCACTGGAGTGGGAGCCAAAGGCAATGAAGGTGTGGCCGCCCAACTCACTCAAATCAATGGTGGAATCGGTTACGTCGAGCTGGCTTACATCCAAGGAGCCCTTAAGGCGGCGGCTGTAGAAAACGCCAGCGGCAAGAAAGTCAAGCCCACCAATGCCACTGCAAGCGAAGCTCTGGGTTCCATTGTCCTGGGTCCCGATTTGATCGGCAGTAATCCCAATCCAAAAGGGGGCTATCCGATCGTCACCTTCACCTGGGTGCTGGCCTACAAGACAGGCAACGACGACAAAACGGCAATGTTGAAGAAGACTTTCAACTACATGCTTTCAGAGGAAGCACAATCGCAAGCTCCTGAACTGGGCTACATCTCCCTACCTCCTGAAGTGGTGAACAAAGCCAAAGCTGCTGCAGATTCCATCAACTGAGCGATCGCAGGGAACGAATGCTTCCTTTTTTGTGCAATAAAAAACCCCGTCTGTGACCAGACGGGGAAAGATAAAAAGGAGACAAATCAAGAATGGTTTGCCTTAATTGATCACTTGGATTCAGTGAATTCAGCATCGATCACATCATCTCCAGACTCACCAGATCCAGATCCACCTCCAGGATTCGCGCCTGAGTCGCCTCCTGGAGCTGCACCGGCTTCAGCACCAGCCTGCTGATAAACAGATGCGCCAACGGTGTAGAGCTCCTGCTGCAGTTCTTCCAGCAAAGTCTTCATCGCGTCGTAATCCTCCTTCTCAGTGGCCTCTTTGAGCTTGGTGCGCTTCTCCTGGACCTTGGCCTTGGCATCTGCATCAACCTTGTCTCCCAGCTCCTCGACCTGTTTCTCTGCCTGGTAAATGAGGGTTTCAGCCTGATTCTTCAGATCGATCCGCTCACGCTTTTCCTTATCGGCGCTGGCGTTGGATTCGGCATCCTTGACCATGGTCTCCACCTCGGAGTCGCTGAGGGTGGAGGCTCCGGTGATGGAGATGGATTGCTCCTTGCCGCTGCCCTTGTCCTTAGCAGTGACGCTGAGAATGCCGTTGGCATCGATGTCGAAAGTCACTTCAATCTGAGGCACGCCACGGGGAGCAGCGGGAATGCCATCAAGACGGAAGGTTCCCAGACTCTTGTTGTCGGAAGCCATCTCGCGCTCGCCCTGGAGCACGTGAATTTCCACGTTGGTCTGGCCGTCCACAGCAGTGGAGTAGGTCTCAGACTTCTTGGTTGGAACCGTTGTATTGCGGGTGATCATCTTGGTCATCACACCGCCGAGAGTCTCCACGCCCAGAGAGAGGGGAGTGACATCCAACAAAAGGATGTCTTTGACTTCACCGGCAAGGACGCCGCCCTGAATGGCAGCACCCACTGCAACCACCTCATCGGGATTCACGGTCTGATTGGGATCTTTACCGGTAACGCGCTTGACCAGCTCAAGTACGGCTGGAATCCGGGTTGAACCACCCACCATCACGATCTCGTCGAGCTCGCCGGAGGACAACTTGGCGTCCTTGAGCGATTGCTCAACAGGAATGCGACAACGATCAATCAGCTTGGAGGCCAGCTCCTCAAACTTGCCCCGTGTGAGGGTGAGATCGAGATGCTTAGGACCTTCAGGGGTAGCCGTGATGAACGGCAGATTGATCTCGCTCTGAGTGGCGCTGGAGAGTTCAATTTTGGCTTTTTCAGCAGCTTCGGTGAGGCGCTGAAGCGCCTGCTTGTCCTGACGCAGATCGATGCCTTCATTGGACTTGAAGGTGTCGGCCAAGTGATCGACGATCACCTTGTCAAAGTCATCGCCACCGAGATGGGTGTCACCCGAGGTGGAGAGCACCTCGAACACACCATCACCCACCTCCAGAACGGAGACGTCGAAAGTGCCGCCGCCTAAGTCGAAAACCAGAATTCGCTCATTGCTCTTCTTGTCGAGGCCGTAGGCGAGTGCAGCCGCAGTCGGCTCGTTAATGATGCGCAGCACCTCGAGACCAGCAATTTTGCCAGCGTCCTTGGTGGCTTGACGCTGGGAGTCGTTGAAATAGGCGGGAACGGTGATCACCGCCTGGGTCACAGACTCGCCGAGGTACTTGCCGGCATCCTCTGCCAACTTGCGCAGCACCTGGGCGGAAACTTCCTCAGGGGCGAACTGCTTTTCGAGAACCGGACACTTCACCTTCACGTTGGAGCCGGCTTTTTCAACCGTGTAGCTCACTTCCTTCGACTCTTCGTTCACTTCATCGACCCGACGGCCGATGAATCGCTTCACGGAATAAAAGGTGTTGTCAGGATTCATGACCGCCTGGCGCTTGGCAATCTGACCCACCAATTGATCTTGATTCTTGGTGTAGGCCACCACGGACGGCGTGGTGCGGAAGCCCTCGGCATTGGCGATCACGGTGGGCTTGCCGCCCTCCATCACCGACAC
Above is a window of Synechococcus sp. BIOS-U3-1 DNA encoding:
- the dnaK gene encoding molecular chaperone DnaK, with product MGKVVGIDLGTTNSCVSVMEGGKPTVIANAEGFRTTPSVVAYTKNQDQLVGQIAKRQAVMNPDNTFYSVKRFIGRRVDEVNEESKEVSYTVEKAGSNVKVKCPVLEKQFAPEEVSAQVLRKLAEDAGKYLGESVTQAVITVPAYFNDSQRQATKDAGKIAGLEVLRIINEPTAAALAYGLDKKSNERILVFDLGGGTFDVSVLEVGDGVFEVLSTSGDTHLGGDDFDKVIVDHLADTFKSNEGIDLRQDKQALQRLTEAAEKAKIELSSATQSEINLPFITATPEGPKHLDLTLTRGKFEELASKLIDRCRIPVEQSLKDAKLSSGELDEIVMVGGSTRIPAVLELVKRVTGKDPNQTVNPDEVVAVGAAIQGGVLAGEVKDILLLDVTPLSLGVETLGGVMTKMITRNTTVPTKKSETYSTAVDGQTNVEIHVLQGEREMASDNKSLGTFRLDGIPAAPRGVPQIEVTFDIDANGILSVTAKDKGSGKEQSISITGASTLSDSEVETMVKDAESNASADKEKRERIDLKNQAETLIYQAEKQVEELGDKVDADAKAKVQEKRTKLKEATEKEDYDAMKTLLEELQQELYTVGASVYQQAGAEAGAAPGGDSGANPGGGSGSGESGDDVIDAEFTESK
- the pstS gene encoding phosphate ABC transporter substrate-binding protein PstS yields the protein MARSLNAWALTAVASMTAGLTLSACSSGDGNQAQRNLSAAGASFPAAIYQRWFQGLSQQGVYVNYQSIGSGAGVRQFTAETVDFGASDKPMKPEAISKVSRGVVQIPMTAGAIAVAYNNADCELSLTQKQLAGIFLGQITNYSELGCADKEINVVHRSDGSGTTFNFTKHLAAISPRWKTEVGVAKSVQWPTGVGAKGNEGVAAQLTQINGGIGYVELAYIQGALKAAAVENASGKKVKPTNATASEALGSIVLGPDLIGSNPNPKGGYPIVTFTWVLAYKTGNDDKTAMLKKTFNYMLSEEAQSQAPELGYISLPPEVVNKAKAAADSIN